In Streptomyces sp. NBC_00414, a single window of DNA contains:
- a CDS encoding dTDP-4-dehydrorhamnose 3,5-epimerase family protein produces the protein MKATEVPEIAGAYLFEPTPHADERGFFSRTFDADVVRSVGLDPHAFIQDSVSRSARGVLRGLHLRSGAGEAKLVRCSYGKIFDVVVDLRTDSPTYRNRAFFELSDETQTTLYIPAGCAHGFQALTGPADTSYRIDRPHDPAEDVTIAFDDPELAIPWPLPATSMSDRDRKAPSLAEALAQRES, from the coding sequence ATGAAAGCGACCGAAGTCCCGGAGATCGCGGGCGCGTACCTGTTCGAGCCGACGCCCCACGCCGACGAACGCGGCTTCTTCAGCCGCACCTTCGACGCCGACGTGGTCCGCTCGGTGGGCCTCGACCCGCACGCCTTCATCCAGGACAGCGTGTCCCGCTCGGCGCGGGGCGTGCTGCGCGGCCTGCACCTGCGCTCCGGCGCCGGTGAGGCCAAGCTCGTGCGGTGCTCGTACGGGAAGATCTTCGACGTCGTCGTGGACCTGCGGACGGACTCGCCGACCTACCGCAACCGGGCCTTCTTCGAGCTGTCCGACGAGACGCAGACGACCCTCTACATCCCGGCGGGGTGCGCGCACGGCTTCCAGGCGCTGACCGGGCCGGCCGACACCTCGTACCGGATCGACCGCCCGCACGATCCGGCCGAGGACGTGACGATCGCCTTCGACGACCCGGAACTCGCCATTCCCTGGCCGCTGCCGGCCACCTCGATGTCCGACCGGGACCGGAAGGCGCCGAGCCTCGCCGAGGCACTGGCGCAGAGAGAGAGCTGA
- a CDS encoding polysaccharide pyruvyl transferase family protein produces MKPGGGTRVRGGETPVRVGVFGLLGSGNLGNDGSLEAVLGYLRADHPDAAVDALCGGPEVVATRYRIPATRLHWYRGEYRTASRLGAIVGKGLGKFVDVFRTAAWVRRHDVVIVPGMGVLEATLPLRPWGFPYSLFLLCASGRLFGTRVALVGVGAAPIGDRPTRALVCWSARLAAYRSYRDAQSRDALQGMGVDTARDEVHPDLAFALPTPGESAPAESALGSPGPVCVGVMDFHGGNDDRARAEEIHRRYLEGTTRFVRALAEEGRPVRLLTGDECDATVVAAILDAVDSPLVTAAETASLADLMKETAAADTVVATRYHNLICALKVGTPTLALSYAAKSDALMAQMGLDAYCHPAREVDADRLLEQFRELEQRSAELRRTLTERNLAATRRLEHQFTALTAAVFPATDRTRAQVQAHTDANANAHALREIP; encoded by the coding sequence ATGAAGCCCGGGGGCGGAACCAGGGTGCGTGGGGGCGAAACCCCGGTGCGCGTAGGGGTGTTCGGCCTGCTCGGCTCCGGCAACCTCGGCAACGACGGATCGCTGGAGGCCGTGCTCGGATACCTCCGCGCCGACCACCCGGACGCGGCCGTCGACGCGCTGTGCGGCGGCCCCGAGGTCGTCGCCACCAGATACCGGATCCCCGCGACACGACTGCACTGGTACCGGGGGGAGTACCGGACCGCGTCACGCCTGGGCGCGATCGTGGGGAAAGGGCTCGGCAAATTCGTCGACGTCTTCCGCACCGCCGCCTGGGTGCGCCGGCACGACGTGGTGATCGTGCCGGGCATGGGAGTCCTGGAGGCCACGCTGCCGCTGCGCCCCTGGGGCTTCCCGTACTCGCTGTTCCTGCTCTGCGCGAGCGGCCGGCTGTTCGGCACCCGGGTCGCGCTGGTCGGCGTCGGCGCCGCCCCGATCGGTGACCGGCCGACCCGGGCCCTGGTGTGCTGGTCGGCCCGGCTGGCCGCCTACCGGTCGTACCGGGACGCCCAGTCCCGCGACGCACTCCAGGGGATGGGCGTCGACACCGCACGCGACGAGGTCCACCCGGACCTCGCGTTCGCCCTGCCGACGCCGGGGGAGAGCGCGCCCGCGGAGTCGGCTCTCGGCTCACCGGGGCCGGTATGCGTCGGCGTCATGGACTTCCACGGAGGCAACGACGACCGCGCCCGCGCGGAGGAGATCCACCGCCGCTACCTCGAAGGGACGACCCGTTTCGTCCGCGCGCTGGCCGAGGAAGGCAGGCCCGTACGGCTGCTCACCGGCGACGAGTGCGACGCGACGGTGGTCGCCGCGATCCTCGACGCGGTGGACTCGCCGCTGGTCACCGCCGCCGAGACGGCCTCCCTGGCCGACCTGATGAAGGAGACGGCCGCCGCCGACACCGTGGTGGCTACCCGCTACCACAACCTGATCTGCGCGCTGAAGGTCGGCACACCGACGCTCGCACTCAGCTACGCGGCGAAGAGCGACGCGCTCATGGCCCAGATGGGACTGGACGCGTACTGCCACCCGGCGCGCGAGGTCGACGCCGACCGACTGCTTGAGCAGTTCCGGGAGCTGGAGCAGAGGTCGGCGGAGCTGCGACGCACCCTTACGGAGCGGAACCTGGCCGCCACTCGGCGCCTGGAACACCAGTTCACGGCCTTGACCGCGGCCGTGTTCCCGGCGACCGACCGCACCCGAGCCCAAGTCCAAGCCCACACCGATGCCAACGCCAACGCCCACGCCTTGCGGGAGATTCCATGA